The following coding sequences lie in one Zingiber officinale cultivar Zhangliang chromosome 2B, Zo_v1.1, whole genome shotgun sequence genomic window:
- the LOC122049667 gene encoding probable WRKY transcription factor 61, whose amino-acid sequence MDQILTQILDACRQAHDFDRTLRLSDVALDPDFLLATCEDLAAAFHQAASALRARVLPFEPPRVEQQVAQLSPLRRESPSERRLSKKRKKGAVTRTVPAVRIGDAVVPLDDGYTWRKYGQKDIHNSKFPRSYYRCTHKSFYGCGAKKQVQRLDDDPSTFEVTYRGEHTCQTSTTPLFIPSIPVDVENRGPVDGEGSSVQLHLQAMAGPSSSSQPQIHSWLGGENRGPGDGEGLSAQLQLQAMAGPSSSQPQFQSWPGGENRGPGDGEDPSAQFQLQAMAGPSSSRPQFQSWLGGENRDPSGGENPSAQLQLQAMAGSSSSQPQFQSWLGGENRGPGGGEDPSAQLQLQAMAGTSSSQPQVLSWLGGVGSGQAATARQGGGRDVDVSVAELADAMFNNPGSSGSSSMDAIFPPKRGN is encoded by the exons ATGGATCAAATCCTCACCCAGATCCTCGACGCCTGCCGGCAGGCTCACGACTTCGACCGCACGCTCCGCCTCTCCGACGTCGCCCTCGACCCCGACTTCCTCCTCGCCACCTGCGAAGACCTCGCCGCCGCCTTCCATCAGGCCGCCTCCGCGCTTCGCGCCCGGGTGCTCCCGTTCGAGCCACCCCGAGTGGAGCAGCAGGTGGCGCAACTCTCCCCCCTGCGCCGGGAGTCTCCGTCGGAGAGACGGCTGTCGAAGAAGAG GAAGAAGGGGGCGGTGACGAGGACGGTTCCGGCGGTGAGGATCGGCGATGCCGTCGTTCCTCTGGACGATGGATACACCTGGAGGAAGTACGGCCAGAAGGACATTCACAATTCCAAATTCCCCAG GAGCTACTACCGGTGCACCCACAAGAGCTTCTACGGCTGCGGGGCGAAGAAGCAAGTGCAGAGGCTCGACGACGACCCCTCCACCTTCGAGGTCACCTACCGCGGGGAACACACCTGCCAGACCTCCACCACGCCGCTCTTCATCCCCTCCATCCCAGTCGACGTCGAGAACAGAGGCCCCGTCGACGGCGAGGGCTCTTCGGTCCAGTTGCATCTCCAAGCCATGGCGGGGCCGTCGTCGTCTTCGCAACCGCAAATCCACAGTTGGCTGGGAGGCGAAAACAGAGGCCCCGGCGACGGCGAGGGCCTTTCGGCCCAGTTGCAGCTCCAAGCCATGGCGGGGCCGTCGTCGTCGCAACCGCAATTTCAAAGTTGGCCGGGCGGCGAGAACAGAGGCCCCGGCGATGGCGAGGACCCTTCCGCCCAGTTTCAGCTCCAAGCCATGGCGGGGCCGTCGTCGTCGCGACCGCAATTTCAAAGTTGGCTGGGCGGCGAGAACAGAGACCCCAGCGGCGGCGAGAACCCTTCGGCCCAGTTGCAGCTCCAAGCCATGGCGGGGTCGTCGTCGTCGCAACCGCAATTTCAAAGTTGGCTGGGCGGCGAGAACAGAGGCCCCGGCGGCGGCGAGGACCCTTCGGCCCAGTTGCAACTCCAGGCCATGGCGGGGACGTCGTCTTCGCAACCGCAAGTCCTCAGTTGGCTGGGCGGCGTTGGCAGCGGACAGGCAGCGACGGCGAGGCAGGGCGGCGGCAGAGACGTGGATGTCTCGGTGGCGGAGCTCGCCGACGCGATGTTTAATAATCCGGGGAGCAGCGGAAGCAGCAGCATGGACGCCATCTTCCCGCCGAAGAGAGGAAATTAA